The proteins below come from a single Aegilops tauschii subsp. strangulata cultivar AL8/78 chromosome 6, Aet v6.0, whole genome shotgun sequence genomic window:
- the LOC109741631 gene encoding BTB/POZ domain-containing protein At2g24240-like: MCTPAPGGRGRGRVRLNVGGRVFQTTATTLAAAGRDTMLGAMLDASWNAAAAGDEADYFIDRDPACFAVLLDLLRTGGLHVPPHIPDAVLCREALYYGLLDRVRAARWDDFDGDRLRLAASVPGRAPGDGTAVRPAPDGGCCVAHGGAVRVYNWMLEERRPVYLDHAPVNDAAYLDASTLLVAARERPGRRDGGVAAFSALTGEMRHRFRVAHDRQVRSFTPGALAFDQECSIFASCKGRLNEYGIGVWDGTTGEQTGFFYEPPGCALGDADKLQWLDGTKTLMAATMFPRADSSFISLLDFRDKNVVWSWCDVGTPASLEDKHAVHAIAMEDGRSICVINQYDDLGFLDLRSSAGGVRWRSRSKLMSRKKVHAEETCYPKLATHAGQLFASTNDAISVFTGPDHALTSTLRGSDGGAICDFSIGGDRLFALHNEKNVFDVWETPPPPII, translated from the coding sequence ATGTGCACGCCAGCGCCGGGTggccgcggccgcggccgcgTGCGCTTGAACGTCGGCGGACGGGTGTTCCAGACCACGGCCACCACGCTCGCCGCCGCGGGGCGGGACACCATGCTCGGCGCCATGCTGGACGCCTCCTGGAACGCCGCGGCCGCGGGCGACGAGGCCGACTACTTCATCGACCGCGACCCGGCCTGCTTCGCGGTGCTGCTCGACCTGCTCCGCACGGGCGGCCTCCACGTGCCGCCCCACATCCCCGACGCCGTGCTCTGCCGCGAGGCGCTCTACTACGGCCTCCTCGACCGCGTCCGCGCCGCGCGCTGGGACGACTTCGACGGCGACCGCCTCCGCCTGGCCGCGTCCGTGCCGGGCAGAGCCCCGGGGGACGGCACGGCCGTCCGCCCGGCGCCCGACGGAGGCTGCTGCGTCGCGCACGGCGGCGCCGTGCGCGTCTACAACTGGATGCTCGAGGAGCGCCGGCCGGTCTACCTCGACCACGCGCCGGTCAACGACGCGGCCTACCTCGACGCCTCCACGCTCCTCGTCGCCGCGCGCGAGCGGCCCGGCAGGCGGGACGGCGGCGTGGCCGCCTTCTCGGCGCTCACCGGCGAGATGCGCCACCGCTTCCGCGTCGCGCACGATCGTCAGGTCAGGTCCTTCACCCCCGGGGCACTGGCCTTCGACCAGGAGTGCAGCATCTTTGCGAGCTGCAAGGGCCGGCTCAACGAGTATGGCATTGGTGTATGGGACGGCACCACCGGCGAGCAGACGGGTTTCTTCTACGAGCCGCCCGGCTGCGCCCTCGGGGACGCCGATAAGCTCCAGTGGCTGGACGGCACCAAAACGCTCATGGCGGCCACCATGTTTCCGCGGGCGGATTCTTCTTTCATCAGCCTGCTGGATTTCCGGGACAAGAACGTCGTCTGGTCGTGGTGCGACGTCGGCACGCCGGCGTCGCTCGAGGACAAGCACGCGGTCCACGCCATCGCAATGGAGGACGGGAGGTCGATCTGCGTCATCAACCAGTACGACGACCTCGGGTTCCTCGACCTCCGGAGCAGCGCCGGCGGCGTGCGGTGGAGATCACGGAGCAAGCTGATGAGCAGGAAGAAGGTGCACGCCGAGGAGACGTGCTATCCCAAGCTCGCCACGCACGCCGGCCAGCTCTTCGCGTCGACGAACGACGCCATCTCGGTATTCACTGGCCCCGACCATGCACTGACCTCAACGCTGCGCGGGAGCGACGGCGGCGCCATCTGCGACTTCTCCATTGGGGGCGACCGTCTTTTCGCCCTGCATAACGAGAAGAATGTGTTCGATGTGTGGGAGACGCCGCCACCGCCGATCATCTGA
- the LOC109741635 gene encoding sister chromatid cohesion protein PDS5 homolog C: protein MAADGADSDLEEQLKDVGARLQEAPDDSDGLLKLLYDVEKYLLRVEQSPAASTFAAVRPAMDALIKNELLTHPNAEVKLAIASCISEVTRITAPEAPYDDNIMRDLFSIIVGTFQNLDDIESPSFARRISILETVAKVRSCVVMLDLELDDLILQMFNHFFTTVTSNQPEIVISSMVTTMKLVIDESEEIQTALASYLLQKARNEERETSPASFELAEKVISSCEDGKLKPIFLQLLQVQGTPLDEYSKIVTLVCEGDKVVREDNNVDPSGKDTVDDGKLSERTISDELPQESSKLEQDGTPTTAISSGATLVDNGEANQGPASPKGPASPKGSASPKRPVSPKGPVSPKGPASPKEKPEQPEDTKDADQLKSANEGVEPVDAKPKKPSDLDSDKDLKLKPCKSLATPHSNVDVDKEAHVVSGELSADKKVVNGVADNVPKRADTTPDVVKPKRGRPPGPKSSEKKAARNNQSSDLDLKKTEEAMDSTGKLIKRSAKDDIKASTKKTGEGESSKKQQKPSLKQHKEEILSEEDTTKDMTLKEMVSPKSLTKGSGRTKGQSGENNVVKRKREQDTEETPRSRKDKGLDGSLVGARIKVWWPDDEMFYKGVVDSFDTHSKRHKVAYDDGDVEVLLLRDEKWDFISEEEGKTPDVPSEIRRGRKGRGITLLPVKEEKIETPKSDGVELPKKRGRPKGWRPNNGGTPSTTPSKSKGKTAVKDAKGTPKTAVEIKKEGKEKATGSANKTKDDLAKDSSNQKLKEVGSKSGDGSVKGRPGRKPKSAATTTPVAGSGSGSVQEKRKDKEEKEEAEASEMEQEASGKGASSTGKKRRRKA, encoded by the exons ATGGCGGCGGACGGGGCGGACAGCGACCTTGAGGAGCAACTCAAGGATGTCGGCGCCCGCCTGCAGGAGGCGCCCGACGACTCCGACGGCCTGCTCAAGCTCCTCTAC GACGTCGAGAAATATCTGTTGAGAGTGGAGCAATCACCTGCAGCAAGCACATTTGCTGCTGTTCGCCCAGCAATGGATGCCCTGATCAAGAATGAACTTTTGACTCACCCTAACGCCGAGGTCAAACTTGCTATAGCATCTTGTATATCTGAGGTTACAAGAATCACTGCACCCGAGGCTCCGTATGATGACAATATTATGAGG GATTTGTTTTCCATAATTGTGGGGACTTTTCAGAATTTAGATGATATCGAGAGCCCGTCCTTTGCGAGGAGGATTTCAATTCTTGAGACTGTGGCAAAGGTCCGGTCGTGCGTGGTCATGTTAGACCTTGAGTTGGATGATCTGATTCTGCAGATGTTTAACCATTTTTTCACAACTGTGAC ATCAAACCAACCAGAAATTGTCATATCATCTATGGTAACAACAATGAAACTTGTAATAGATGAGAGTGAAGAAATACAGACAGCGCTTGCATCGTATCTTCTTCAAAAGGCTAGAAATGAGGAGAGG GAAACGTCTCCAGCATCTTTTGAACTTGCAGAGAAGGTGATCAGCTCATGTGAAGATGGGAAGCTAAAACCAATATTCCTGCAGTTACTTCAAGTTCAAGGCACTCCCTTGGATGAATACAGCAAAATTGTCACGCTGGTTTGTGAAGGTGATAAGGTTGTCAGGGAAGACAACAATGTTGATCCTTCTGGGAAGGACACG GTGGATGATGGCAAACTTTCGGAAAGGACTATTTCTGATGAACTGCCTCAG GAATCTTCAAAACTGGAGCAAGATGGTACTCCGACTACTGCTATTAGTAGTGGTGCAACTCTGGTTGATAATGGTGAGGCTAATCAAGGACCAGCGTCTCCAAAAGGACCAGCGTCTCCAAAGGGATCAGCGTCTCCAAAGAGACCAGTGTCTCCAAAGGGACCAGTGTCTCCAAAAGGACCAGCGTCACCAAAAGAGAAGCCTGAACAGCCTGAAGACACAAAAGATGCTGATCAGTTGAAATCTGCTAATGAAGGTGTAGAACCTGTTGATGCAAAGCCCAAGAAGCCATCTGATCTTGATTCAGACAAAGACCTGAAGCTCAAACCCTGCAAGTCTCTGGCTACTCCACACTCTAATGTTGATGTTGACAAAGAGGCTCATGTAGTATCTGGAGAGTTATCTGCAGACAAGAAGGTAGTAAATGGAGTGGCTGATAATGTACCAAAGCGTGCTGATACCACACCCGATGTAGTTAAGCCAAAACGAGGCCGACCTCCTGGACCAAAGTCATCAGAGAAAAAGGCTGCTAGAAATAACCAATCTTCAGATTTAGATTTGAAGAAGACTGAGGAGGCTATGGATTCAACTGGGAAGTTAATAAAGCGATCAGCTAAGGATGATATCAAAGCTTCCACAAAAAAGACTGGTGAAGGAGAATCATCaaagaagcagcaaaaacccAGTTTGAAACAGCACAAGGAAGAAATCCTCTCTGAGGAGGACACCACCAAGGATATGACTCTAAAG GAAATGGTCTCTCCAAAGTCTCTGACCAAGGGGTCAGGTAGAACCAAGGGTCAAAGTGGGGAGAATAATGTGGTGAAGAGGAAGCGTGAACAAGATACTGAAGAG ACTCCTCGCTCAAGGAAGGACAAAGGTCTGGATGGAAGTCTAGTTGGTGCAAGGATCAAAGTATGGTGGCCAGACGATGAGAT GTTTTACAAGGGTGTTGTTGATTCATTTGATACCCATTCCAAAAGGCACAAG GTTGCATATGATGATGGAGATGTAGAGGTACTGCTGCTTAGGGATGAAAAATGGGATTTCATCAGTGAG GAAGAAGGCAAAACTCCTGATGTACCATCTGAGAT ACGCCGTGGCAGAAAAGGGAGAGGAATCACGCTGCTACCAGTGAaggaagaaaaaatagaaacaCCTAAAAG TGACGGAGTGGAGCTTCCAAAGAAAAGAGGCCGTCCGAAAGGTTGGCGCCCCAACAATGGTGGTACACCGTCTACAACTCCAAGCAAATCGAAGGGGAAAACTGCTGTCAAGGATGCCAAGGGGACACCTAAAACTGCCGTTGAGATTAAGAAAGAAGGCAAGGAGAAAGCCACTGGATCAGCTAACAAGACGAAGGATGATTTAGCTAAAGACAGCAGCAACCAGAAGCTGAAGGAGGTTGGGAGCAAATCTGGCGATGGATCTGTGAAGGGTAGGCCTGGGCGGAAACCAAAAAGCGCTGCCACTACTACTCCAGTGGCGGGTAGTGGATCTGGATCTGTTCAAGAGAAGCGGAAGGataaggaggagaaagaagaggCTGAGGCATCTGAAATGGAGCAGGAGGCATCTGGTAAGGGGGCGTCTTCAACTGGAAAGAAGCGCAGAAGGAAGGCTTAG